The sequence TCAAAGTTGACGTTTAATGTCACGGAGCCGCTGTCCAGGCCATTATGTGGCTAGTTGTGGAGGCTTGCTCCTCTTTCAGTTGGCGACGGATTCCACGGCATtccacacacgcgcgcgcggcTAACAGCTTAGCtcggatagatagatagattgcTTGGTCAGGAGCGATTCGGTTGGTGGTCAAAAGTTGCTCCTCTCGACTTCATTACTCCCGAGAAGTTCTCGCCGATAGGCAGCGGGTGCGCTCTCACAATTCCATCGAACATCCTCAGTGTCAAAGTAACGGTGGAAATGTCTATTAAAACGGTCAAAACATTATGAGAGGAGGGGATATCAAAATAACACCCCGGTAAAACTTCGTCGCTTGTCGGAGTTTGGAGGACGAAATGCGGCGGCGTCCTGGCGGATGGGAGAGGGACGCCGGGGGGCGGGGCTATACTGGTTGGCCTGCTCTGATTGGAAGATGGTTTTGGCACGTGATCAGCACAACAGCGGGAGGGGGTGGGTGGAAGGGTTGAGGCAACCGGAACGTGAGTGAAGCGCGCCGAATTTATGGAAATGATTGAGATCCGGCCCTCCGCATCATTTTAGAaatgatcataaaaaaatattaatcaaatGCAGGAGCAACCATATTACATCTTAAGGTCTAGTGCAGTAGcctcaatttaaaatatatgtaaAAAAGTACTTGCTCTCCAAGATGaatatacaaaaagaaaaaaattaattggttaaattgaaatgaataagggcatcaaaataaaacagaatgaAATACGctaaaatgatattttagTGCTGCCACTATATTCATTTAAAAGGCATTTATTTGGCTCAGGGGTTTTGgtaaaaaacatatatatacgtatatatttacatgtaaaaacatacaatgcatcatcatcacaatTCATAACAAAAATGGACCAGTGAGGTATTTTGAATCCCCCGCCCCACAGTTTGTGAAttaacaagacaaaaacagacaagCTAATAGCACTAAACGTGACATGTGAATGCAAGCTATTATGTGCAGAACAGTGAAGGTGGGAATCACATAATACGGGAggagagggggaggagggacgggTGGGAAGGGGAAGGGAAGCAGGGACTGAGGGGGGAGGAGGCGGTCAAATCTGCGCATCTGTCGAGCcagcgaggaagaggagacagAGAGGGCGAGAGTAAGGAAGGCGAGCCGAGCAGGATGAGGACAGCGGCGCTGGAGATGATTCTCCCGTTGACGCCGGGATGGGAGACGCCAGAACCGCCGCTAGCCGGACCCACGGGCCATGAGGGAGGAGCCGTGCCGCGGAGGCGACATGGAGGCGCATAGCACCCGctgaaagagagagcgagagagacagtCTCTTTATTTTAGCCTAGCAGCATCATCAGCACCATTCGTCCAACCGACCTGAGCGGggaggaggtggtggaggaggaggacgaggaggaagaggaagagagggAGGCAGAGATGGGCTCCCACGTTGCTCAGACCCTGCGTCAGGGCGTTTGGGCGTCTCTGACCGGGGGCTGGTACCATGACCCGGAGCAGAAGAAATTCAACAACTCCTGCCACCTCTATCTGTGGATCTTCCTGCTCATGCTGCCGTTGTCGTTGCATCTGGTGAGTTAGGGCCTTTCGTCGTTTTTGCTAGCGCGAGGTGCGCACCGTACCCTTCCGACATCCTCCATTGTGTGCTTGGTGAGAAAAGCAAGGCGGCATTGTCGCAGTGTGTTGCCTCCTCGGTGCACGCGGCGACTCGGCGCATGGATGCTCCCGCGCGTGACAGCATCAACTGCTGCCATCACTGTGCACGCATGCTCATTGTGTTTGAACCATGTCAATACTTTTGGCATTTCCAATCTGTGGTGGTGCATGCTTGAGAGAGGcttttttggaaaataaacaccCGACTGAGAGAGTCAACATGCGATTAGCCtgatattatttaaaaatggtgGTTGTTGATAGTGAACATAAACAATAAAGTTATTTGTAATCTTCTAACTTTCGAAATCCTGTAATCAGTCAAGTATCAAAGTTACTTTTCGAGTAACTTTTGCAACAATTGGTGTCCGCAGGCCCTGCCTCCGACCACCATGGCCCTGAGCATCTACTGCGCCTCCGTCACCGTCTTCTTTGTGCTGGTCAAGACGGCCAACTACCGACTGCACGTGTTGTTCGACGAGGGCGAGGCGGTGGTCCGCAGCAGCCTCTCGGACCTCAGCAGGGCCGCCGACAAGAAGAGCAATGCTGCCTCCGACGCCTGCTTGCCTGCCAAAATCAGGTGACTAGAAGCTGATCTTTGGGAACTATTTTAGTCACTTCCTCGTGTCTATTTTTTACTCCCACTGCCTTTTTTTAAGATCaaatgtgtgcatttgtgaTCGAGTGAATAAGAACGGAGCTCAAATTCCTCCCTCTTACTTTCAAGGATTCTCAGCACAATactagcaataaaaaaaaagtcaatctaAGTCAGCGCCTCACCTTTGTCCATAAGGAAGAGCAGCACCGTCCCAGACAGTGTTGGCATGACGATGCTGGCTCAAAAGCGTCCCAGTCAGGTGATCCAGGTAACAGTCAAGCAGACGGAAACCGACGCGGGACTGATCGGGGTGGTGAGTGGCAGTCGCCCCGCGGACAGCCTTACACTTGCAAGTGAATTTCAACGCCATGTTTCTCCTCCATGCAGGAGTGTTCCAAATCAGAAGAGCCCAAGATGCAAGAAGGTGACGACCATTTTGAGGAGGGACATTTCTCACAGATGCTTCATTATGATATAATTTCTACTTTTCTGATTTCCTTCCACAAACGCAGTGGCCTGCAATGCCCAATGCAGCACAGAAGAGAAGACAGGGGAGGCTGCCCCGCCGCAACAAAGCCCGGAACTAGCCCCAGGGCAACCCCCTGACGGGAATGCTCCTCAGAAGTCCCCATCCCTAAGTGAAAGACAGAAGACACCATCTGTGGAAGTAATTGACAACGTGGAGCCACCGGATGTGCAGAAAGCCAacgaggagaaggaggaagcAAGCGGAGGAACATCTGAAGGTGTTCCTACCTGCAAAGGTAATGAAGACGACCGTGTAGAGAAGGACAACGAGGTCCACAAGGAGCTGTCGGATGCCAACAATAACTCGCTGGAGACCGCTCGGGAGTGCCCTCACGAGTTCATCGACATGCCAGACCCAGCGACACAGGTGCTGTGATGTCACACCTTCAATGTGTGTTGTGAGGTCAGATGACTTACTTTGTATTTTGTGGCAGGACGAGCCAGGCGAGGAGACGTATTGCTCCGATGAAATCGAAGTGGTTCTCACCGACAGTTCCGCCCCGACGACTtcgcctcctcctcatcaCGCGGACGCCGACGCGGTCAAGATTGTCATCACCATGAGCTGTGACCCTCGTACCGCCGCCCAGCTGGAAGAGAACGTCAAGCAGAGCCTGCTGGAGAATGCGCAGGTAAGATCGATGGCGGCGGGTTGAGCATCAGTTATTTGAATGGCGGCGCTGGGCATGTGTGTCAGGTCCAAAAGGATGCTGGCGGCGAGTGTCACATCAAGATCCCCGTCATCACTTTCGACTTGCCTGAAGACGACAAGCAGGAGGAAGAAGCgcaagaggaaaaagaagcgGACTCATTAAAGGAAGAGCCCACCCCGGGACGGATGGCGAGCCAAAGCGAAGAGTTCTACTCGTGCGGGGACATCGTGCATCCTGGTGGCGAGCAGGACTCGCCAAGCCCGCCGCACACCAACGACACCACCTCGTCCGGTGTGGACGTCCATTCCCACTTTCACCCCGATGACACAGACCCTCCGGTTTCCAGCGCGGACCCTCAAGGTTTCCTGCGCCTTCCGCCTGCGTTGGGCCGCCTCGGTCCTGGCGGACGGATACACTTACGCGGGCTGAGCATGGACAGCGGGAAAGATGCTGTGCTGCTTTCCGACCGCTCCCAAAACACAGTATGTCAAGTCGCCTCGGTGTCTCTTCTTCTTGCTCTAACTTCTTTTGTCTCAGAATCAGACCATCATGACCACCTCCAAATCGGACCTGGAGGCAAAAGAGGGCCAGATTCCGAACGAATCCAACTTCTTGGAGTTCGTCTCCCTGTTGGAGTCGCTCAGTGCCCGAGCGAGCGCCAAGGAAGAAGAAGGACAGGACCCCCGGCTGCAAGTGGGAACCTCCGTGGAGACAGAAAATCAACGCACGGGTTTGTTATTGTATCTTATCTGTCTTGAGCCCTTCACGTATTTTTCTAACCAACACAATGCCATGTGTCTCTGCACTGCAGAGAATGTCAACGCATCTTCCGGAGCAGATGACCCCAAAGAAACCAAAACGCACAGCAAAGCGGAGCGACCCATCCCACCCACCAGTCTGGCTCCCGACAAGTCTGTTCTGCCCATACACATTCCCATCGTCTCACCAGACAGGTATACCAACAAAAACCTTTTATACACGAGGGCAACAccaatttggattttttttgatgGGCAGGATTAAATTTCAGTAGCTGATTAATCAGCAAGTTGATtcaagaaataaagaaaacgtACACGCCTTTGAGCATCACAAACTTGCATCTCCAGTCCGCAGACGGAAAAAGATCCCGACTATGACTCACTGCCTTCCCAAACGTCCCAGTCAGAAAGCTCCATGCTGCAGGTCATCTGTCGGCCGGAGGCGACGAACAAAGAGGACGCGTATACCTTCCACACTGTGCACCGTGAGCCATCTCAgatttaaagatttttttttttttctcaattctAAGTAATGCGTTTGTGTACCCAGGAGACAGGCCACGAAAACTGTACGCGGAGCGAGCCCTCAACTTGCCGCTGGGAGCCGAGCTGATCACTGGCAACATGTGGTATGAAGACAATTTTTTATGTTTGGCATCTACGCAATAATGCCAAAACTGTCgcatgcgcgtgtgtgtgtgttcagtgACCTGCTGTCCACTTCGTCCAACTCGGAGTGCCAGGACAGTATGGCGGGGGGGCACGCTGACTGTCCTTTCCAACGACGGATCATTCCTTCGCACCGACTTCGTCCCCGAAGGACGCACCCTGAGATCTTCCAGGtgggcataaaaaaaaaagttaaaaccagtataaaatgccattttgttcattcaACTATGCAACATCTTGCTCAGGAGGAAGACTCTTTAGATGATTCCTCAGAGACCACCACGGAGGAGAAGCCCACCAGGAAAATTTACTACAAGCTCAAGTTGCTTCCAGGAAAGTGGGTGGATATTTTATACGACCGTCTCACCTTGCTGGCTCTTCTGGACAGGTAAGTGGTGCTCATGGGAAAATCCCAATCTAAAACTATACCTAGCAGGTAAATTCATAATCTGAAGGGTTTCGGTCTGCATAGGAACCAAGATGTTCTGGAGAACCTGGTGGCGGTTTTCATGGCTTTCCTGGTTTCCTTCCTGGGCTTTGTGCTGCTCAACGACGGCTGCTTTAAAGACTTCTGGGTCTTCCAGTTTTGTCTGGTCATTGCTAGCTGCCAATACTCCTTACTGAAGGTAAACAAAGCAGAACACCAAACAGAATTTGTACtcaagttgttttttcttgctttgCAGAGTGTTCAACCAGATGCGGCTTCACCAACACACGTGAGCATTTATCTTTGAAATCGTTTCTTGGATTATCGACGTAGTAGCATTTGCGTGTACTTTTGAACAGGGTCACAACCAGCTGGTGGCCTACAGCCGCGCGGCCTACTTCTGCATCTTCTGCTCGCTCATCTGGACGCTGGAGCAGCTCCTGCGTAGGAAGGACCTCCCCGTGTCCACATTGTACGGCGTCACCATCGTGTGCCGCGACGCACTGCGCTTTGCGAGGAATCTGCTCGTGGGTACGGGCGAAGCTGGACGCGCGCTTGAGCCTCAAGCCATTTATCCTTTGATGGAGTCGTTTTTTGATGGCTTTTGATAACAGGTTTTACTCACTGCTTCCCCATCACATTCCTGCTGGGCCTTTTTCCGCAAGTCAACACCTTCACCATCTACCTGCTGGAGCAGATTGACATTCACTTTTTCGGCGGAACAGGTCAGCCGAGGCAAATTCTATTCGTGAGGTCATTCGTGTCCCGTTTTGGAGGGCTGCTATCATGCATGATTTAGATTTGTGTTTCGACGGTGGCGAAATGGTTCTTTTGTTGACATTCCAGCGGCTACGAGTCTGATCTCGGCGGTGTACGGTATCCTCCGCAGTCTGGCTGCTCTGTCTCTGCTCTACGGTTTCTGCTTCGGAGCTCTTAAGGTAGACGCGGCCAATGTGCCAGAATCACCAGGGGGCGCTTTAAAACGTTTCGTGTTTGTCGTAGGAGCCGTGGGACGAGCAGCACACTCCGGCCTTGTTCTCCGGTTTCTGCGGCCTTCTGGTGGTCTTTTCTTACCACCTCAGTCGGCAGAGCAGCGACCCTTCCGTTATGATGCGAGTCTTTTTTCGTAATTgaattgataaaaaaatattcgaCACTCACTTGTgctgttttttaatttcagcTCGCTGATCAAGTCGAAAGTCATGCCCACGTTGGCAGAGGGCGAGGAAGACAAAGGCCAAGACGCCGACATCGAAGACCCTCTGCCCAAGAAGCTTCAGAATTCCATGGTGAGCAGCAACACTTGATTTGATATGGCTAAGTATTGTCTCTCAACATCTGAATCATAAATGAGATTAATAATCACACAGAAGGAGATTCTTCTGTCAGATGTGATCGTGTGCTCGCTGGCCTACATCCTGACCTTCGCCATCACCGCCAGCACCGTCTTCCTGTCGCTCAAGGTGAGACTTCTCCGTCTCCTGACCTTGAGGCAGACGAGCTAAGCGCTAATACATattaagtcatttttttggtttcagCCCTTCGTGACCATCGTGCTGTACGCGCTGGCGGGGACAGTGGGCTTGGTGACGCATTACGTGATCCCCCAGCTGAGGAAGCATCACCCCTGGCTGTGGATCTCGCACCCGCTGCTCAAGACCAAAGAGTACCACCAGTTTGAGCCCAGAGGTcagacatttcatttcaaatgaaaaacttcaaaatgcttatttatttatatttataaaaaaaaacgaatgttttggttgaattaaaatcataaaatgtcatttgatttttaaattacaatttgattttcttttatgaCTTATTAACATTCTCTAttccttttgactttgataaatCAATagaatattatttaatttaaaattacaaataatttCTCAAATGAAACTTTATTAGCTCATCGcataatattttctttttttactctaAAGTCTTAGCTGTAGTCATTCTTTTCATTCCATCATAtttttgtggtgtgtgtgtgaaagaggACGCAGTGCTAATGTGGTTCGAGCGTCTGTACGTGTGCCTGCTGTGCCTGGAGAAGTACGTGGTGTACCCCGCCATCATCCTGAGCGCGCTCACCAACGACGGCTTTGCCCTGAGCCACCGCAAGAGGCTGGGGATCCAGTAAGACGTGCCTTACCTTCGCCCGCCTGCGGGGGCGCTTCcgtgatgcatttttttctctctctcaccctGCTGCAGCTGCGACGTTCTGCTGAACATCGTGGCCGGGATGAAGCTCCTGCGCTCGTCCTTCTGCGACCCCAGCTTCCAGTTCGTCACCTTGCTCTTCACGCTGCTCTTCTTCCACTTTGACTGCCCGCGCGCCTCCGAGAGCTTCCTGCTTGACTTTTTCCTCATGTCTATCCTCTTCCACAAGGTGAGCGCTCACACCTGAAAGCGCAAATAAAACCATTAATCATTAGAAACAATCAGTAATGTGTGACTGTTTCAGTTTGCTTGTCAGCTGTACCTAATGCAGTGTCTTGTTTTGATTCCAGATGCGTGAGCTGCTGCTGAAGCTTCACTTCATCATGGTCTACATCGCCCCCTGGCAGATCGCCTGGGGCAGCGCCTTCCACGCCTTCGCCCAACCCTTCGCCGTGCCTCGTATCCTTTCGTTATTTTATGTAGGCGCTAGCTCACCGCAAGATCCAAAAGTTGGTTCTTGACTGGCGCGCCATCAGACTCggccatgctgctgctgcagacgCTTATCACCACCGTCTTCTACACCCCGCTGGCCCCTTTCCTGGGCAGCGCCATCTTCATCTCCTCGTATCCGCGACCCATCAAGTTCTGGGAGAGAAACTATAAGTAAGGCAAATGCGAAAGACACtattaccagctcagtggccttggGGTTGAGTGTACACCCTGAGATTGGGTGGTCGTGGGTTCAAAcgccggccgggtcataccggAGACTATATAAATGGTACCCATTtcttccctgcttggcactcagtgtAAGGGGGCCTCAGATCACCaaattactgtttttttttttataatgtgcAGTCCATCTTAAAGCTGCAACCGTTTGGGCGGTGTGACAACACCAATGATATTTCTATTCAATATTTGGCAATGGCGAAAGACTACACAAATAAATTTACCTTTACAGCTATGTCACCTGAGATGTGACAGtagtaaaaacacaaaattgtcACCTGCAGCACAAAGCGCATTGACAACTCCAACAGCTGCCTGGTGTCTCAAGTTGA is a genomic window of Syngnathus acus chromosome 15, fSynAcu1.2, whole genome shotgun sequence containing:
- the pcnx2 gene encoding pecanex-like protein 2 yields the protein MGSHVAQTLRQGVWASLTGGWYHDPEQKKFNNSCHLYLWIFLLMLPLSLHLALPPTTMALSIYCASVTVFFVLVKTANYRLHVLFDEGEAVVRSSLSDLSRAADKKSNAASDACLPAKIRKSSTVPDSVGMTMLAQKRPSQVIQVTVKQTETDAGLIGVECSKSEEPKMQEVACNAQCSTEEKTGEAAPPQQSPELAPGQPPDGNAPQKSPSLSERQKTPSVEVIDNVEPPDVQKANEEKEEASGGTSEGVPTCKGNEDDRVEKDNEVHKELSDANNNSLETARECPHEFIDMPDPATQDEPGEETYCSDEIEVVLTDSSAPTTSPPPHHADADAVKIVITMSCDPRTAAQLEENVKQSLLENAQVQKDAGGECHIKIPVITFDLPEDDKQEEEAQEEKEADSLKEEPTPGRMASQSEEFYSCGDIVHPGGEQDSPSPPHTNDTTSSGVDVHSHFHPDDTDPPVSSADPQGFLRLPPALGRLGPGGRIHLRGLSMDSGKDAVLLSDRSQNTNQTIMTTSKSDLEAKEGQIPNESNFLEFVSLLESLSARASAKEEEGQDPRLQVGTSVETENQRTENVNASSGADDPKETKTHSKAERPIPPTSLAPDKSVLPIHIPIVSPDSPQTEKDPDYDSLPSQTSQSESSMLQVICRPEATNKEDAYTFHTVHRDRPRKLYAERALNLPLGAELITGNMCDLLSTSSNSECQDSMAGGHADCPFQRRIIPSHRLRPRRTHPEIFQEEDSLDDSSETTTEEKPTRKIYYKLKLLPGKWVDILYDRLTLLALLDRNQDVLENLVAVFMAFLVSFLGFVLLNDGCFKDFWVFQFCLVIASCQYSLLKSVQPDAASPTHGHNQLVAYSRAAYFCIFCSLIWTLEQLLRRKDLPVSTLYGVTIVCRDALRFARNLLVGFTHCFPITFLLGLFPQVNTFTIYLLEQIDIHFFGGTAATSLISAVYGILRSLAALSLLYGFCFGALKEPWDEQHTPALFSGFCGLLVVFSYHLSRQSSDPSVMISLIKSKVMPTLAEGEEDKGQDADIEDPLPKKLQNSMKEILLSDVIVCSLAYILTFAITASTVFLSLKPFVTIVLYALAGTVGLVTHYVIPQLRKHHPWLWISHPLLKTKEYHQFEPREDAVLMWFERLYVCLLCLEKYVVYPAIILSALTNDGFALSHRKRLGIHCDVLLNIVAGMKLLRSSFCDPSFQFVTLLFTLLFFHFDCPRASESFLLDFFLMSILFHKMRELLLKLHFIMVYIAPWQIAWGSAFHAFAQPFAVPHSAMLLLQTLITTVFYTPLAPFLGSAIFISSYPRPIKFWERNYNTKRIDNSNSCLVSQVDKETGCDDNNLNSIFYEYLTRSLQHSLSGDLMLGRWGNYSAGDCFILASDYLNALVHLIEIGNGLVTFQLRGLEFRGTYCQQREVEAITEGVEEDDACCCCEPGHLPHMLSCNAAFNLRWLAWEVTATKYLLEGYSISENNAATMLQVYDLRKLLITYYLKSVIYYLVHSPKLTTWLKDEAIHEALQSYTKWHHIERDPQVFSVKIDEDYVHCLQGVTRASFCNVYLEWIQYCAGKMETPVDSDEDSPLVTLSYALSVLGRRSLGTASHNMSNSLESFLYGFNTLFKGDFRIATKDEWVFADLDLLQKVVAPAVRMSLKLHQDHFTCLEETEESSILYEAITNYRSSLVICHESDPAWRKAVLSSRDTLLTLRHMVDDGTDEYKIIMLYKRHLSFKVIKINKECVRGLWAGQQQELIFLRNRNPERGSIQNSKQALRNMVNSSCDQPLGYPMYVSPLTTSYAGTHRTLRKIGGGASSLDAIRSWLCSKWLRVRKDNLNSCNSGVNMDDGDCGTGRSSSLSQNRPSSVTSNSLSGYQQRAPRTTRSHRHHSSARREYRSRSVQPQTQRPPVSSQSGPIVDSASNHGLVQRLSNSQLSFNTSIASIFSQVPRLSGNGGISSQIQAAPNQQRSSQVSSSSSTLSLLFGKRSFSSGLVISGLSAAEGGNTTDTQSSSSVNIAMGPSHRSASRATQWTSEPYESIDETVANASVEQSHDQSVSHGLDKTPSKDTPTTAPDATDQKPA